One window of the Herbiconiux sp. L3-i23 genome contains the following:
- a CDS encoding amidohydrolase — translation MTLVIDAHAHVFVAASSSPRGIDDLAPEARIAPIGAYRERLAEQGIDGAVLVPLDSHDDYVSTVAKELPGSFATVAVASPAEQGRGGVDPVDALRARHEGFPFRALRTMWLGDPGTALADSPMLPALRYLAGQGIALWSYLPPEQTSLLDELGALVPDLAVVLNHLGFAPHDMTVDEHRRPRFTDPLPEEELTRIERLARHRRFHLMFSGHYALSADAYPYVDLHGAGARLVDAFGADRTLWGSDSPWIDDVPGYAATHEIVDRTLPGLSADDSALILGGTVARLLSLSDDRRTDDRDTDASRTA, via the coding sequence GTGACCCTCGTGATCGACGCGCACGCGCACGTCTTCGTCGCGGCGAGCTCCTCGCCGCGCGGCATAGACGACCTCGCGCCCGAGGCCCGCATCGCGCCGATCGGTGCCTACCGGGAACGCCTCGCGGAGCAGGGGATCGACGGCGCCGTGCTCGTGCCGCTCGATTCGCACGACGACTACGTCTCGACCGTGGCGAAGGAGCTGCCCGGCAGCTTCGCGACCGTCGCCGTCGCGTCCCCCGCCGAGCAGGGCCGCGGCGGCGTCGACCCGGTCGACGCGCTCCGCGCCCGCCACGAGGGGTTCCCGTTCCGGGCGCTTCGCACCATGTGGCTCGGCGACCCCGGAACAGCCCTCGCCGACTCCCCCATGCTGCCGGCGCTGCGGTACCTGGCGGGGCAGGGCATCGCGCTGTGGAGCTACCTCCCGCCCGAGCAGACCTCCCTGCTCGACGAGCTCGGCGCGCTCGTGCCCGACCTCGCCGTCGTGCTCAACCACCTCGGCTTCGCCCCGCACGACATGACGGTCGATGAGCACCGACGCCCCCGGTTCACCGACCCGCTGCCCGAGGAGGAGCTGACCCGGATCGAGCGCCTCGCCCGGCACCGGCGCTTCCACCTCATGTTCTCGGGCCACTACGCCCTCTCCGCGGATGCGTACCCCTACGTCGACCTGCACGGCGCGGGCGCGCGTCTCGTCGACGCGTTCGGCGCCGACCGCACCCTGTGGGGGTCGGACTCGCCTTGGATCGACGACGTCCCCGGCTACGCGGCGACCCACGAGATCGTCGACCGCACCCTGCCCGGCCTCTCGGCCGACGACAGCGCCCTCATCCTCGGGGGCACCGTCGCCCGCCTGCTCTCCCTGTCCGACGATCGCCGCACCGACGACCGCGACACCGACGCTTCCCGCACCGCCTGA
- a CDS encoding bifunctional 4-hydroxy-2-oxoglutarate aldolase/2-dehydro-3-deoxy-phosphogluconate aldolase: MNALTAQLPTVLQESPIIAIIRGGKADRVLPVCETLVANGVRCLEVTTNTPGWQKAVATLSTRDDLLVGVGTVLSVEHVEQSAAAGAQFLVSPDTNLLVGEAGIAAGMGWYPGALTPTEIVTAYRAGATAVKVFPASAMGGPSYLKNVLAPLDYIPLVPTGGVDLDTIPAYLAAGAVAVGLGSPLLGDALKGGSLDDLAARARTAVEAVSSRG; the protein is encoded by the coding sequence ATGAACGCCCTCACCGCCCAGCTGCCCACCGTCCTGCAGGAGAGCCCGATCATCGCGATTATCCGCGGTGGGAAAGCCGACCGCGTGCTGCCGGTGTGCGAGACCCTCGTCGCGAACGGTGTGCGCTGCCTCGAAGTCACCACCAACACCCCCGGGTGGCAGAAGGCCGTCGCGACCCTGTCGACGCGCGACGACCTGCTCGTCGGTGTGGGCACCGTGCTGTCGGTCGAGCACGTCGAGCAGTCGGCGGCGGCCGGGGCGCAGTTCCTCGTCTCCCCCGACACCAACCTGCTCGTCGGCGAGGCCGGCATCGCCGCGGGCATGGGGTGGTACCCCGGCGCGCTCACCCCCACCGAGATCGTCACCGCCTACCGCGCGGGCGCAACCGCGGTGAAGGTGTTCCCCGCCAGCGCGATGGGCGGCCCCTCGTACCTCAAGAACGTGCTGGCACCGCTCGACTACATCCCGCTCGTCCCCACCGGCGGGGTCGACCTCGACACGATCCCCGCCTACCTCGCCGCCGGCGCGGTCGCGGTCGGGCTCGGGTCGCCGCTGCTCGGCGACGCGCTGAAGGGCGGGTCGCTCGACGACCTCGCCGCCCGCGCACGGACCGCGGTCGAAGCGGTGTCCTCCCGTGGCTGA
- a CDS encoding substrate-binding domain-containing protein translates to MTNTAFRRRGLVRVAAAAVGFATLIAVAGCSAEREGEGGSATAEDCINAEEAQATYESSWSSVADAFGLADFTPVEEEVCEVDAEAWTAEPKQGDTYRVAFAAQGPNNSWGVLSEEAFNYRADELGVDVLYASANGDATTQVDNIEQLTSQDPDVMVVVPMGDGIAGQVKAATDAGIPVVACSGILPASSNVTSTVTRQYDLLGSAYAEWIAQQIGGEGQVAILSGLAGVPTAEYQKAAAEATFANYPDIEVVTTQYTEWSPTVAKTVAQNLIASYPDLDAIWSDSGYGGVGVVQAYQEAGKEVPPITGDAVNDFLLATNGTDVKYALSTFPPEMSSTCLDTALALVQGEPVLNKVYIDSPSFTNEDGAQYAREDCDGGLLVPSSAPEDLLVELGMCSA, encoded by the coding sequence ATGACGAACACAGCGTTCCGTCGCCGCGGACTCGTCCGCGTCGCCGCCGCCGCAGTCGGCTTCGCCACGCTCATCGCCGTCGCCGGCTGTAGCGCCGAGCGTGAAGGCGAGGGCGGCTCCGCCACCGCCGAGGACTGCATCAACGCCGAGGAAGCACAGGCCACCTACGAGTCGTCGTGGTCGTCCGTCGCCGACGCGTTCGGGCTCGCGGACTTCACCCCCGTCGAGGAGGAGGTCTGCGAGGTCGACGCCGAGGCCTGGACCGCCGAGCCGAAGCAGGGCGACACCTACCGCGTCGCCTTCGCCGCGCAGGGCCCCAACAACTCGTGGGGTGTACTGAGCGAGGAAGCCTTCAACTACCGCGCCGACGAGCTCGGCGTGGACGTGCTGTACGCATCCGCCAACGGCGACGCGACCACGCAGGTCGACAACATCGAGCAGCTCACCAGCCAGGACCCCGACGTCATGGTCGTCGTCCCCATGGGTGACGGCATCGCCGGACAGGTGAAAGCCGCCACCGACGCGGGCATCCCCGTCGTCGCCTGCTCGGGTATCCTGCCCGCCTCGAGCAACGTCACCTCGACGGTCACCCGTCAGTACGACCTGCTCGGCTCGGCCTACGCCGAGTGGATCGCGCAGCAGATCGGCGGAGAGGGCCAGGTCGCCATCCTGTCCGGCCTCGCCGGTGTGCCGACGGCCGAGTACCAGAAGGCCGCCGCCGAGGCGACCTTCGCGAACTACCCCGACATCGAGGTCGTCACGACCCAGTACACGGAGTGGTCGCCCACCGTCGCGAAGACCGTCGCGCAGAACCTCATCGCGAGCTACCCCGACCTCGACGCCATCTGGTCCGACTCGGGCTACGGCGGCGTGGGTGTGGTGCAGGCGTACCAGGAAGCCGGCAAGGAGGTGCCGCCGATCACCGGTGACGCCGTCAACGACTTCCTCCTCGCCACCAACGGCACCGATGTGAAGTACGCGCTGTCGACCTTCCCGCCGGAGATGAGCAGCACCTGCCTCGACACCGCCCTCGCGCTCGTCCAGGGCGAGCCGGTGCTCAACAAGGTCTACATCGACTCGCCGAGCTTCACCAACGAGGACGGCGCGCAGTACGCCCGCGAGGACTGCGACGGAGGCCTCCTGGTCCCCTCCAGCGCCCCGGAGGACCTGCTCGTCGAGCTCGGAATGTGCTCGGCCTGA
- a CDS encoding ABC transporter permease: MTATAPATAPPSPAPAKPRRNWVALAVRRGAAVWFIVAALIIVLSVLRGEGFWSTGNIAALLTSAVVLGLVALGQHTVILSGGIDLSVGSNVTITCLLTAVLIDAYPIRTAPVLIGMLALGALIGLVNGVLVTLLNMPPFIVTLGTFYLVGGAALWISSTPAGQVTSALSDFAFARLGPIPLTFLVLVVAVAALWFLLTRTVWGKAVFAVGGDLHSARAAGISTNRVLIWVYVVSGILAAIGGILLAARSSIGSPTAGAGLELSAITAVVIGGTSLLGGRGTLLGTMGGVLLLSLITNSITLLQFPSTITDLIRGIIIIAAVAVFVAKRRR, encoded by the coding sequence ATGACCGCCACCGCGCCCGCTACCGCTCCCCCGTCACCCGCTCCGGCGAAACCTCGACGCAACTGGGTCGCACTCGCGGTCCGTCGCGGCGCCGCCGTCTGGTTCATCGTCGCCGCCCTCATCATCGTGCTGTCGGTGCTGCGCGGCGAGGGGTTCTGGAGCACCGGCAACATCGCCGCCCTGCTCACCTCGGCGGTGGTGCTCGGTCTCGTCGCCCTCGGCCAACACACGGTCATCCTCTCCGGCGGCATCGACCTCTCGGTCGGCTCGAACGTCACCATCACGTGTCTGCTGACCGCCGTGCTGATCGATGCCTACCCGATCCGCACGGCACCGGTGCTGATCGGGATGCTGGCGCTCGGCGCGCTGATCGGCCTCGTCAACGGCGTCCTGGTGACGCTGCTGAACATGCCGCCGTTCATCGTGACGCTCGGCACCTTCTACCTGGTCGGCGGCGCGGCGCTCTGGATCAGCAGCACCCCGGCGGGTCAGGTCACCTCGGCCCTCTCCGACTTCGCGTTCGCCCGCCTCGGCCCGATCCCGCTGACCTTCCTCGTGCTCGTCGTCGCGGTCGCCGCGCTCTGGTTCCTGCTCACCCGCACCGTCTGGGGCAAGGCCGTCTTCGCCGTCGGCGGCGACCTGCACTCGGCGCGCGCCGCGGGCATCAGTACCAACCGGGTGCTGATCTGGGTCTACGTCGTCTCCGGGATCCTCGCTGCCATCGGCGGCATCCTGCTGGCCGCGCGCTCGTCGATCGGCTCCCCCACCGCCGGCGCCGGCCTAGAGCTGTCGGCGATCACCGCCGTCGTCATCGGCGGCACGTCGCTGCTCGGAGGCCGGGGCACGCTGCTCGGCACGATGGGCGGCGTGCTCCTGCTGTCGCTGATCACCAACTCGATCACGCTGCTGCAGTTCCCGTCGACGATCACCGACCTCATCCGCGGCATCATCATCATCGCGGCCGTCGCCGTGTTCGTCGCGAAGCGACGGCGGTAG
- a CDS encoding ABC transporter permease has protein sequence MTTAPATAATPTLVSRFSSVLAPLAGLVVVLILAAVTTPQFYSLDVLRLVLFQVGLIGIAALGQTLVLLVGGIDLSISGVMALSSVVLATYSSGDDSMLVVGVLLAALAGLVVGLVNAGLVVLRNVPPFVATFATFVLIQGVIIAWTRGAPSGRIPPSLSWLGGGRIFEIPTPLIVFAVLAIIAAVVLAKTTAGRRVYATGLNIDAARMSGVRTGLVVASCYVLSSLLGVLAGLVNSSFIGFVDSALVGNLDLDSVAAAVIGGIALTGGKGRISQTVLGVVLLSVLLTWLIQLGAGGGAQLVVSGAVILLAVFLQGRRIRLPFRTTATPSK, from the coding sequence ATGACGACCGCCCCCGCAACCGCCGCGACCCCGACGCTGGTGAGCCGCTTCTCGAGCGTGCTCGCGCCGCTCGCCGGCCTCGTCGTCGTGCTCATCCTCGCCGCCGTGACGACGCCGCAGTTCTACAGCCTCGACGTGCTGCGCCTCGTGCTGTTCCAGGTCGGCCTCATCGGCATCGCCGCGCTCGGCCAGACCCTCGTGCTGCTCGTCGGCGGCATCGACCTCTCGATCAGCGGCGTCATGGCGCTGTCATCGGTCGTGCTCGCCACCTACAGCTCCGGCGACGACAGCATGCTCGTCGTCGGCGTGCTGCTCGCCGCCCTCGCCGGCCTCGTCGTCGGCCTCGTCAACGCAGGCCTCGTCGTGCTGCGCAACGTTCCCCCCTTCGTCGCGACCTTCGCAACCTTCGTGCTCATCCAGGGCGTCATCATCGCGTGGACCCGCGGTGCGCCGTCGGGACGCATTCCGCCGTCGCTGTCGTGGCTCGGCGGCGGTCGGATCTTCGAGATCCCCACCCCGCTCATCGTGTTCGCGGTCCTCGCCATCATCGCCGCCGTCGTGCTCGCCAAGACCACCGCCGGCCGCCGCGTGTACGCGACCGGACTCAACATCGACGCCGCCCGCATGTCGGGTGTGCGCACCGGGCTCGTGGTCGCCTCCTGCTACGTGCTCTCCTCCCTGCTCGGGGTGCTCGCCGGACTCGTCAACTCGAGCTTCATCGGCTTCGTCGATTCGGCGCTCGTCGGCAACCTCGACCTCGACTCCGTCGCCGCGGCCGTCATCGGCGGCATCGCGCTCACCGGCGGCAAGGGCCGCATCTCGCAGACCGTGCTCGGCGTCGTCCTGCTCTCGGTGCTGCTCACCTGGCTCATCCAGCTCGGCGCGGGGGGCGGCGCTCAGCTCGTCGTCTCGGGCGCCGTCATCCTGCTCGCGGTCTTCCTGCAGGGCCGCCGCATCCGACTTCCGTTCCGCACCACCGCAACACCCTCCAAGTAA
- a CDS encoding sugar kinase, with the protein MAEVYTLGESMARISSTITGPLRHAHALGLGVAGAESNVAIGLARLGVDSRWLGRVGDDEFGRLITSVLRGEGVTADAIVDDVANTGLLFKERRTVEHSKVLYYRRASAGSRLTPEDVDRAAIEAASVLHVTGITLALSDTARAAVDHAIDIAREVGTTVSFDVNYRKTLWKDGEAGEVLRGVAARADILFAGVAEARLLVDSADDDRLVDALAELGAAEVVVKRGAAGATAIIDGARYEAPVFRVTEIDPVGAGDAFTAGYLAEFVTGGSPEQRLTTAAQCGAFAVTVEGDWEGLPSREDLHLLDQAGEVHR; encoded by the coding sequence GTGGCTGAGGTCTACACGCTCGGCGAGTCGATGGCGCGGATCTCCTCCACCATCACCGGACCCCTCCGTCACGCCCACGCGCTGGGGCTGGGTGTCGCCGGCGCGGAGTCGAACGTCGCGATCGGCCTCGCCCGCCTCGGTGTCGACTCCCGCTGGCTCGGCCGCGTCGGCGACGACGAGTTCGGTCGGCTGATCACCTCGGTGCTCCGCGGTGAGGGGGTGACGGCCGACGCGATCGTCGACGACGTCGCCAACACCGGACTGCTCTTCAAGGAGCGGCGCACCGTCGAGCACAGCAAGGTCCTCTACTACCGTCGCGCGAGCGCCGGCTCGCGCCTCACCCCCGAGGACGTCGACCGCGCCGCGATCGAGGCCGCGTCGGTGCTGCACGTGACGGGGATCACGCTCGCCCTGAGCGACACCGCCCGCGCCGCCGTGGATCACGCGATCGACATCGCGCGCGAGGTCGGCACCACGGTGTCGTTCGACGTCAACTATCGCAAGACTCTCTGGAAGGACGGCGAGGCGGGCGAGGTGCTGCGCGGCGTCGCCGCTCGCGCCGACATCCTCTTCGCCGGCGTCGCCGAGGCGCGTCTGCTGGTGGACAGCGCCGACGACGACCGTCTGGTCGACGCGCTCGCGGAGCTCGGGGCCGCGGAGGTCGTCGTGAAACGCGGCGCCGCCGGCGCGACCGCGATCATCGACGGCGCACGATACGAGGCGCCCGTGTTCCGGGTCACCGAGATCGATCCGGTCGGCGCGGGCGACGCGTTCACCGCCGGCTACCTCGCCGAGTTCGTGACCGGCGGGTCGCCCGAGCAACGGCTCACCACTGCGGCGCAGTGCGGCGCCTTCGCCGTCACCGTCGAAGGCGACTGGGAGGGTCTCCCCTCCCGCGAGGATCTGCATCTGCTCGACCAGGCGGGCGAGGTTCACCGCTGA
- a CDS encoding sugar ABC transporter ATP-binding protein, whose translation MAETIALGAREVTKSFPGVRALENVTLSVAPGRVHALLGENGAGKSTLIKILTGDQTPDSGTVVVEGKDVSFGSPRDALALGVTPVYQELTVLPEMTVLDNVMMGHESARRGVLKLREQREHARRALERVALGDLDLNGIAGDLSLANQQLIEIARALVRKSNVLILDEPSAVLSGDKLEALHGVVRSIAAEGTAVVYITHLLDEVEALADDVTILRDGKFVSTGPASEYSMDRIVREMVGRQVESVFPDPAAHGDDVVFSVKDLVPYGADCKPVSLDVRAGEIVGLAGLVGSGRSRLLKTLAGVRGRGTGSVTVGGRPLRASLGATIDSGVVLVPEERKRDGLVLDLPISQNTTLTSLPAISTAGWIRGGKEKAAFAEEQSRLGIRAAGGTQLAKQLSGGNQQKIVIAKWLRVGPRVLLLDEPTRGVDVGAKSEIYRIITELAASGMAIIVASSELPEVIGLAHRVLVFRDGSVVGDVERDPESSEKIMHLALGTES comes from the coding sequence ATGGCCGAAACCATCGCCCTCGGCGCCCGGGAAGTGACGAAGTCCTTCCCGGGTGTCCGGGCCCTCGAGAACGTCACCCTCTCGGTCGCTCCCGGCCGGGTGCACGCGCTGCTCGGCGAGAACGGCGCGGGCAAGTCGACGCTCATCAAGATCCTCACCGGCGACCAGACCCCCGACAGCGGGACCGTCGTCGTCGAGGGGAAGGACGTGAGCTTCGGCAGCCCCCGCGACGCACTCGCCCTCGGGGTGACGCCCGTCTACCAGGAGCTCACCGTGCTCCCTGAGATGACGGTGCTCGACAACGTGATGATGGGCCACGAGTCGGCACGCCGTGGCGTGCTCAAGCTGCGCGAGCAGCGCGAGCACGCCCGGCGCGCCCTCGAACGGGTCGCCCTCGGCGACCTGGATCTGAATGGCATCGCCGGCGACCTGTCGCTCGCGAACCAGCAGCTCATCGAGATCGCACGGGCCCTCGTTCGCAAGAGCAACGTGCTCATCCTCGACGAGCCCTCCGCCGTGCTCTCGGGCGACAAGCTCGAGGCACTGCACGGCGTGGTCCGCTCGATCGCCGCCGAAGGCACCGCGGTCGTCTACATCACCCACCTCCTCGACGAGGTGGAAGCCCTCGCCGACGACGTCACCATCCTCCGCGACGGCAAGTTCGTCTCGACGGGCCCCGCCTCCGAGTACTCGATGGACCGGATCGTGCGCGAGATGGTCGGCCGGCAGGTCGAGTCGGTCTTCCCGGACCCCGCCGCCCACGGCGACGACGTCGTGTTCTCCGTGAAGGACCTCGTGCCGTACGGCGCCGACTGCAAGCCGGTCAGCCTCGACGTCCGCGCCGGCGAGATCGTCGGCCTCGCGGGCCTCGTCGGCTCGGGCCGGTCCCGTCTTCTCAAGACCCTCGCCGGAGTCCGCGGTCGCGGCACCGGATCCGTCACCGTCGGGGGACGCCCGCTGCGCGCCTCGCTCGGCGCGACCATCGACTCGGGCGTCGTTCTCGTCCCCGAGGAGCGCAAGCGAGACGGGCTCGTGCTCGACCTCCCGATCAGCCAGAACACCACCCTCACCTCCCTTCCCGCCATCAGCACCGCCGGATGGATCAGGGGCGGCAAGGAGAAGGCGGCCTTCGCCGAGGAGCAGAGCCGGCTCGGCATCCGCGCCGCGGGTGGCACCCAGCTCGCGAAGCAGCTCTCGGGCGGCAACCAGCAGAAGATCGTCATCGCGAAGTGGCTGCGCGTCGGCCCTCGCGTCCTGCTGCTCGATGAGCCCACGCGCGGGGTCGACGTCGGCGCGAAGAGCGAGATCTACCGCATCATCACCGAGCTCGCCGCGTCGGGCATGGCCATCATCGTGGCCTCCAGTGAGCTGCCCGAGGTCATCGGCCTCGCTCACCGCGTGCTCGTCTTCCGCGACGGCAGCGTCGTCGGCGACGTCGAGCGCGATCCCGAATCGTCCGAGAAGATCATGCACCTGGCCCTGGGAACCGAATCATGA
- a CDS encoding pyridoxamine 5'-phosphate oxidase family protein, which produces MAEQDVAAQDESWRGKIGKLAGGELDAFLGEGIITRLATLDGNGWPYVVPCWHEWDGESFWVIPRKKSAWAQMLADDERCAITIDEEGGQRKVSAQCKAVLIEEPNVGGAWVPIAERMSIRYLGENGLKYFEPTRDKQRWLFRLDPIAMQTWQGVEWANKYKE; this is translated from the coding sequence ATGGCAGAGCAGGACGTCGCAGCGCAGGACGAGAGCTGGCGCGGCAAGATCGGCAAGCTCGCCGGCGGCGAACTCGACGCGTTCCTGGGCGAGGGCATCATCACCCGCCTCGCGACCCTCGACGGCAACGGCTGGCCTTACGTGGTGCCGTGCTGGCACGAGTGGGACGGCGAGTCGTTCTGGGTGATCCCCCGCAAGAAGTCGGCGTGGGCGCAGATGCTCGCCGACGACGAGCGCTGCGCGATCACCATCGACGAGGAGGGCGGCCAGCGCAAGGTGTCCGCCCAGTGCAAGGCGGTGCTGATCGAAGAGCCGAACGTGGGTGGCGCGTGGGTGCCGATCGCCGAGCGCATGTCGATCCGCTACCTCGGCGAGAACGGTCTCAAGTACTTCGAGCCCACCCGCGACAAGCAGCGCTGGCTCTTCCGCCTCGACCCGATCGCCATGCAGACCTGGCAGGGCGTCGAATGGGCGAACAAGTACAAGGAGTGA
- a CDS encoding M20 family metallopeptidase: MNDVIELAQQLIRTPSPVYDGDETLVAALVQDWLADAGLPAAEVYALAPDRPNLVATIDFGTGGSHLVLSGHLDTKPVGAAKWTVDPFGADIDGDRLYGLGSGDMKAAIAAMLVATRDVVDAGALTAGRLTLLLTADEEDGSTYGAKYLSSGALDLSADALVIGEPGGIEDDFDGLHLVSRGLGRFTLTATAVQGHSSLSTILPRRNAGLDLADALQSLAGVVEVTVPDNTDDLRHWGATVNPALTFRGGVGYGVLPQEMTATVEVRTIPGMTDEQLLADLRAAVAPRAAATGADVAVEFDNAPHHWIEGTRVRAADPLVASIQRVTENVFGASLPLTVFPGTTDTSWFAPNGIPSLPALGPGLISRAHGADEWVSVDAVRRSVDLYRALITDFCASSREDRP, from the coding sequence ATGAACGATGTGATCGAGCTGGCCCAGCAGCTCATCCGCACGCCGAGCCCCGTGTACGACGGAGACGAAACCCTCGTCGCCGCACTCGTGCAGGACTGGCTCGCGGATGCCGGCCTGCCCGCCGCGGAGGTCTACGCGCTCGCCCCCGACCGACCGAACCTGGTGGCGACGATCGACTTCGGCACGGGCGGCTCCCACCTCGTGCTCTCGGGGCACCTCGACACCAAGCCGGTGGGCGCAGCGAAGTGGACCGTCGACCCGTTCGGTGCCGACATCGACGGCGACCGTCTCTACGGGCTCGGCTCGGGAGACATGAAGGCGGCGATCGCCGCGATGCTCGTCGCCACCCGCGACGTCGTCGACGCCGGAGCGCTCACCGCCGGCCGGCTGACCCTGCTGCTCACCGCCGATGAGGAGGACGGCTCCACCTACGGCGCGAAGTACCTCTCGTCGGGTGCGCTCGACCTCTCCGCCGACGCCCTCGTCATCGGGGAGCCGGGCGGCATCGAGGACGACTTCGACGGCCTGCACCTCGTGAGCCGAGGCCTCGGCCGGTTCACGCTCACCGCGACCGCGGTGCAGGGACACTCGAGCCTGTCGACCATCCTGCCCCGCCGCAACGCGGGACTCGACCTCGCCGACGCGCTGCAGTCGCTCGCCGGTGTCGTCGAGGTCACCGTCCCCGACAACACCGACGACCTCCGCCACTGGGGCGCCACCGTCAACCCGGCCCTCACCTTCCGCGGCGGCGTCGGATACGGAGTGCTTCCCCAGGAGATGACCGCCACGGTCGAGGTGCGCACGATCCCCGGGATGACAGACGAGCAACTGCTCGCCGACCTCCGCGCCGCCGTCGCCCCGCGCGCCGCCGCCACCGGCGCCGACGTGGCCGTCGAGTTCGACAACGCGCCCCACCACTGGATCGAGGGCACCCGCGTCCGCGCCGCCGACCCTCTCGTCGCCTCCATCCAGCGGGTCACCGAGAACGTCTTCGGCGCCTCCCTGCCGCTCACGGTCTTCCCGGGCACCACCGACACGAGCTGGTTCGCACCGAACGGCATCCCGAGCCTCCCCGCCTTGGGGCCCGGCCTCATCTCCCGCGCCCATGGCGCCGACGAATGGGTCTCCGTCGACGCGGTGCGCCGCAGCGTCGACCTCTACCGCGCCCTGATCACCGACTTCTGCGCCTCGTCGCGAGAGGACCGACCATGA
- a CDS encoding pyridoxal phosphate-dependent aminotransferase — MPLVTPAADTMPRSGIRRVMDAAWALGKPFIGMHVGEPSFTPPDHVIRAAEEAYERGDTHYVPNAGVPALQAALAQKIREQNGIDADATQIVVSAGGAQALHLALSMIIASGDEVLIPDPGWPNYAMAVGLLQATPVRYPLKPERGFIPEIADLEALVTPATKVIIVNSPSNPLGTVIPGEVIEELVRFAERHDIWLLSDECYDALTYGVEHVSPARFDTKGVVLSAFSFSKTYAMTGVRVGYLVTPKGVAPIAAKLQEPMVACVNAPAQAAAIAALTGPQDQVAFMRDTYASRRELAMRKLTEIGVPFIEPRGAFYIWIDVSALTGGDVEEWAVRLLTEHQVAIAPGTAFGAGGEGWARLSLAADSDDIARGIERIGEMR; from the coding sequence ATGCCTCTCGTCACTCCCGCCGCCGACACCATGCCCCGTTCCGGCATCCGCCGCGTCATGGACGCCGCCTGGGCGCTCGGCAAACCCTTCATCGGCATGCACGTCGGCGAGCCCAGCTTCACCCCGCCCGACCATGTCATCCGCGCCGCCGAAGAGGCGTACGAACGCGGCGACACCCACTACGTGCCCAACGCCGGCGTGCCCGCGCTGCAGGCCGCACTCGCGCAGAAGATCCGCGAGCAGAACGGCATCGACGCCGACGCGACCCAGATCGTCGTCTCGGCCGGCGGTGCGCAGGCGCTGCACCTCGCCCTCTCGATGATCATCGCCTCGGGCGACGAGGTGCTCATCCCCGACCCCGGCTGGCCCAACTACGCCATGGCCGTCGGCCTGCTGCAGGCCACCCCGGTGCGCTACCCGCTGAAGCCCGAGCGCGGCTTCATCCCCGAGATCGCCGACCTCGAAGCCCTGGTCACCCCTGCGACCAAGGTGATCATCGTCAATTCGCCGTCCAACCCGCTCGGCACCGTCATCCCGGGCGAGGTCATCGAGGAGCTCGTCCGGTTCGCGGAGCGCCACGACATCTGGCTGCTCTCCGACGAGTGCTACGACGCGCTCACCTACGGAGTCGAGCACGTCTCCCCCGCCCGCTTCGACACCAAGGGCGTCGTCCTCTCGGCGTTCTCGTTCTCGAAGACGTACGCGATGACCGGCGTCCGCGTCGGCTACCTCGTCACCCCGAAGGGCGTCGCCCCCATCGCCGCGAAGCTGCAGGAGCCCATGGTCGCCTGCGTGAACGCCCCCGCTCAGGCGGCCGCCATCGCAGCCCTCACCGGCCCGCAGGACCAGGTCGCCTTCATGCGCGACACCTACGCCTCGAGGCGCGAGCTCGCCATGCGGAAGCTGACCGAGATCGGTGTGCCGTTCATCGAACCACGCGGAGCGTTCTACATCTGGATCGACGTGTCGGCCCTCACCGGAGGCGACGTCGAAGAGTGGGCCGTGCGCCTCCTCACCGAACACCAGGTCGCCATCGCCCCCGGCACCGCCTTCGGCGCCGGCGGCGAAGGGTGGGCCCGGCTGTCGTTGGCCGCCGACAGCGACGACATCGCTCGGGGAATCGAGCGGATCGGAGAAATGCGATGA